Part of the Paenibacillus guangzhouensis genome is shown below.
GCTCTGGTTCGATGGTGACTGGGAACGCAGTGCGGAGCAGTGGAACTTGCCGGCATTCAAGGATTACCTCCTATCATTCAACAAGGATCTTATTATTAACTCGCGCTTGCAAGGACACGGGGATTACAAGACGCCAGAGCAAGGCATTCCGATTACGCGTCCAGAAGGTCCATGGGAGTTCTGTACGACGATCAACAGCTCATGGGGTTACCAGCATGCCGATGATAATTATAAATCGCTGAACCAGATCATTCGCATGTTCTGTGATTGCATCTCGATGGGCGGCAATATGCTGCTCGATATCGGACCGCTGGAGGACGGCACGGTTGATCCGCGTCAAGAAGCGATTCTGCTTGGCCTCGGCGATTGGATTCGCACGCATGAAGAAGCGGTTTATGGAACGATCGACGGCATCATGACGCGTTACTACTTGGGTGGCAGCACGATGTCGAAGGACAAGAAGACGCTCTACCTGTTCGTCTACGACGTTCCGAGAGAGAATATTTGCCTAAAAGGCCTTTGCAATAAAATCCGCAAAGCTACCGTATTGCACTCGGGCAAAGAGTTGACGCATGAAATCCAAGGCGGCGTGCCATGGTTCAACATCCCGGGCACGACTTGGATCCATATGACACCGGAAGATACGCATGAGCAGGTAACCGTCGTGAAACTCGAATTCGACGAGGAAATCGAAATGTATGGCGGATCCGGCGCGGTTGTAACACATAATTAAACCTAGCTTCGTGCCCATATGCGAACAATGGGAGCTAGATTCATAGAGGAGTGTTAGATATGGAACAGTTCAGATTACCGAAAATTCCGATGCCGCAGCTGCCGCTGCCACAATCGATACAGGCTGTGCTGCAAGAAGCGGAAGAGAAGCTTGCTCATCGCCCGAAGCTATTGCAATTATTCAAGAATTGCTTCCCGAATACGCTTGAGACGACAACGAAATTGATGGATGACGGTACGACCTTCATCATTACGGGAGACATCCCGGCTTCCTGGCTGCGCGACTCCGTTGAGCAAGTGATTCACTACGTGCCGTTCGCGAAGGAAGACAAGGATCTACAACGCATCTTGAGCGGCTTGATTAAGCGTCATATCAACTACATTCACATCGATCCATATGCGAATGCATTCAATGAGTCAGCGAATGATTGGCATTGGAACAAAGCGGACATTACGGAAATGTCTCCTTGGGTGTGGGAGCGCAAGTTCGAGATCGACTCGCTCTGCTTCTCGATGCGTCTTGCTTATAAGTACTGGAAAGAGACAGAGCTGACGGACATCTTCGATGCTGGCTTCAAATCGGCGATGCGTAAAATCTATGACTTGTTCAAGACGGAACAGCGTCATTTCGAATTGTCGCCTTACCGTTTCACGCGGAATAACGGGATTCCAGAGGATTCCCTGCGCAACAACGGACTAGGCATGCCTGTGAACTATACAGGAATGGTATGGTCAGGCTTCCGTTCCAGCGATGATGCGTGCGATTTCCACTACAACATTCCAGGGAATATGTTCGCAGTCGTGGCCCTTCGCCACATGCAGGAGTTCGCGGAGTGGGTATTCCGCGATATGGACTTCTTGAAGGAGCTCAAAGACTTGGAAGCGGATATTGACCATGGTATCAAGCTCTATGGTATCTACCGCCATCCGGAATTCGGACCGATCTACGCTTACGAGACCGACGGCTTCGGCAACTACTGCCTCATGGACGATGCAGGTACGCCAGGTTTGATGTCGATCCCTTACCTAGGCTATGTCGGTGCGGATGATCCAATCTATCAGAATACAAGACGCTTTGCGTTGTCGAAGGAGAACCCATTCTACTTCGAAGGCAAAGCGGCCAAAGGGATCGGCAGTCCGCATACGCCGGACGGCTACATCTGGCACATGGCGCTCTCCATGCAGGGCATTACGGCGACGACGAAGGAAGAGAAGCTCGAGATGATCACGATGCTCGAGAGCACCGATGCTGACACTGGCTTCATGCACGAAGGATTCCATTCGGATGATCCGACGATTTTCACGCGCAAATGGTTCGCATGGTCGAACAGCTTGTTCTCGCAGCTGGTGTACCAGGCGATGCAAGAAGGTTTGCTCGACGGGGAGGCATAATCTATGAATTACAGTGGTGTACCGGAGCCGAATATCACTTATGCTCCTAAGCATTACCTGTGCAGACGAGCGGCGGGACCGCTCGTCTTGGACGGTCGCGTCGACAAGCCGTTCTGGGCGGCTGCGGATTGGACAGATGATTTCGTCGATATCGAAGGCGACCTTCGTCCTAGACCGTGGAAGCAGACGCGCGTGAAAATGCTGTGGGATGACGAATATTTTTATTTTGCAGCGGATATGGTAGAAGATCAGATTTGGGCGACACTGACGGAGCGGGATTCGGTCATTTTCTATGATAATGACTTTGAGATCTTCATCGATCCGGACGGTGATACGCATCAATATTATGAATTCGAGATCAATGCGCTGAATACGGTGTGGGACCTCCTACTCGTAAAGCCTTACCGCGACGGCGGCCCTCCGGTGAACGGTTGGGATATTCAAGGCCTGAAGACCGCGGTACACATTGACGGAGAGTTGAACAATCCAGCTGCGAAGAACCGGAGATGGAGCGTTGAAGTGGCGATTCCTTGGAAGAGCCTGAAGGAATGCGCGCCGGGAGGCCGCGGACCGCTCACGGGTGAGTTCTGGCGCGTGAACTTCTCTCGCGTGGAGTGGCGCACCGAAGTTGTGGACGGTGAGTACCGCAAAGTGATCAACCCGGAGACAGGCAAATCCTATCCAGAAGACAATTGGGTATGGTCGCCGATGGGGCTTATCAATATGCACTATCCGGAGCTATGGGGCTATGTCGTCTTCACGGATGAGAACGGGCCGACGTCATTCGAGATCCCGCAGGATGAGCACATCAAGTGGGAGCTGCGGAGATTGTATTACCGGGAACGCAATTACTACGAGAAGCATGGCGCATTCACGGCGGATGTGAAGCTGCTGATGGGCGACGATGAATGGCGTATTCAACCGACGATTGAACTGACGAGCCGGATGTTCCAGATCGCGGCGCCATCGGCGGACGGACAAGCGATGTTCTACATTCGCGAGGACGGCAAGCTCTGGAGAGAGAACGTAGGTTAACGAAGGATAGAAGAGAATGGAGGAATCATACGTATGGAACAGCAATACATGGTAGCGGGTTATTGTGTGAATGCGAAGCTTCCGGAGATGACGAAGGAAGATTTGAATAAATTGACGCACCTCAATGTCGCATTCGGACATGTGAAGAATGATGCGATTACGATCGAACAATTGACGAATGCGGACGTGCTGCACAAGATTAAGCAGGAGCATCCGTCACTGAAGATTATTCTATCTATCGGCGGATGGAGCGCAGGCGGCTTCTCGGAAGCAGCTTCGACCGAAGCGGGAAGACAGAAGATGGCACAATCGGCGGTTCAGCTATTAACGGATTTGCCGCTCGACGGCATCGACTTAGACTGGGAGTATCCTTGCTACGGCGAGGCGGAGATTCACTCCAGCCCGGAAGATAAGACCAACTTTACGCTATTGTTGAAAGAAATTCGCGAAGCGATCGATCGTAAGGGCGCGCAGGATGGACGTCACTACTTGCTGTCTATTGCAGCAGGAGCCGATCAATACTATATCGATGGCACGGAAATGGATAAAGTACAGCAGTACCTCGATTTCGTGCAGCTCATGACTTACGATATGCGCGGAGGATTCCAAGTTTTGACGGGGCATCATACGAATCTGTATACGCCAACAGGCGACTTATTCCGGATCAGCACGG
Proteins encoded:
- a CDS encoding glycoside hydrolase family 125 protein, with product MEQFRLPKIPMPQLPLPQSIQAVLQEAEEKLAHRPKLLQLFKNCFPNTLETTTKLMDDGTTFIITGDIPASWLRDSVEQVIHYVPFAKEDKDLQRILSGLIKRHINYIHIDPYANAFNESANDWHWNKADITEMSPWVWERKFEIDSLCFSMRLAYKYWKETELTDIFDAGFKSAMRKIYDLFKTEQRHFELSPYRFTRNNGIPEDSLRNNGLGMPVNYTGMVWSGFRSSDDACDFHYNIPGNMFAVVALRHMQEFAEWVFRDMDFLKELKDLEADIDHGIKLYGIYRHPEFGPIYAYETDGFGNYCLMDDAGTPGLMSIPYLGYVGADDPIYQNTRRFALSKENPFYFEGKAAKGIGSPHTPDGYIWHMALSMQGITATTKEEKLEMITMLESTDADTGFMHEGFHSDDPTIFTRKWFAWSNSLFSQLVYQAMQEGLLDGEA
- a CDS encoding glycoside hydrolase family 18 protein — encoded protein: MEQQYMVAGYCVNAKLPEMTKEDLNKLTHLNVAFGHVKNDAITIEQLTNADVLHKIKQEHPSLKIILSIGGWSAGGFSEAASTEAGRQKMAQSAVQLLTDLPLDGIDLDWEYPCYGEAEIHSSPEDKTNFTLLLKEIREAIDRKGAQDGRHYLLSIAAGADQYYIDGTEMDKVQQYLDFVQLMTYDMRGGFQVLTGHHTNLYTPTGDLFRISTEASVNMFIKAGVPREKIVVGAAFYSRLWKQVPNRNNGLHQMAGTTGGYGPDFTVLDAEYINKNGFKRYWDEEACAPYLFNGDTFISYEDEESITHKCKYVKNDGLGGMMFWEYGCDGTHRLLNAIYEGLK
- a CDS encoding alpha-L-fucosidase; translated protein: MQKWFEDAKLGIFIHYGIYAVDGVSESWSFYNGRITHEQYMKQLDGFTASKFDADKWADLFEKAGAKYAVLTTKHHDGVALWDTQYSDLNVVKKTPAKRDIIKEYAEAITKKGIRLGMYYSLIDWSHPDYPSVFEGGKVPEDLSKVNKHSSPVDGIQDEAKWQKFLEFNNNQLREVLTNFGKVDLLWFDGDWERSAEQWNLPAFKDYLLSFNKDLIINSRLQGHGDYKTPEQGIPITRPEGPWEFCTTINSSWGYQHADDNYKSLNQIIRMFCDCISMGGNMLLDIGPLEDGTVDPRQEAILLGLGDWIRTHEEAVYGTIDGIMTRYYLGGSTMSKDKKTLYLFVYDVPRENICLKGLCNKIRKATVLHSGKELTHEIQGGVPWFNIPGTTWIHMTPEDTHEQVTVVKLEFDEEIEMYGGSGAVVTHN
- a CDS encoding carbohydrate-binding family 9-like protein yields the protein MNYSGVPEPNITYAPKHYLCRRAAGPLVLDGRVDKPFWAAADWTDDFVDIEGDLRPRPWKQTRVKMLWDDEYFYFAADMVEDQIWATLTERDSVIFYDNDFEIFIDPDGDTHQYYEFEINALNTVWDLLLVKPYRDGGPPVNGWDIQGLKTAVHIDGELNNPAAKNRRWSVEVAIPWKSLKECAPGGRGPLTGEFWRVNFSRVEWRTEVVDGEYRKVINPETGKSYPEDNWVWSPMGLINMHYPELWGYVVFTDENGPTSFEIPQDEHIKWELRRLYYRERNYYEKHGAFTADVKLLMGDDEWRIQPTIELTSRMFQIAAPSADGQAMFYIREDGKLWRENVG